A window of Streptomyces marispadix contains these coding sequences:
- a CDS encoding GOLPH3/VPS74 family protein translates to MTTPRDLMIIAVDVAPGRPLEQGDLSLALAGAELIDLLAAGTIRLDGAQVMPGDQGTAPSDHLLDEAAASIVRKAPYESVADWLWRRGNGLASTYLASLEAEKLLTRQRRRWAPFRTGRLTLTDSLDRRRARERWASKEPVFSALATAAGIGGAETRDAPTGADDAVEIVLAAAHDAVRELEAMRQRRAIEQAAFDNVWRGD, encoded by the coding sequence ATGACCACACCCCGCGACCTGATGATCATCGCCGTGGACGTGGCACCCGGTCGCCCTCTGGAGCAAGGCGACCTGTCGCTCGCGCTGGCGGGAGCCGAGTTGATCGACCTATTGGCCGCGGGGACCATCAGGCTGGACGGCGCCCAGGTCATGCCGGGCGACCAGGGGACGGCCCCATCCGATCACCTGCTGGACGAGGCTGCGGCGTCGATCGTGCGAAAGGCACCGTACGAGTCGGTCGCCGACTGGCTGTGGCGCCGGGGCAACGGCCTGGCCTCGACCTATCTGGCGTCTCTTGAGGCGGAAAAACTTCTCACGCGGCAACGTCGCCGCTGGGCACCTTTCCGAACCGGACGGCTGACGCTGACCGACTCTCTCGACCGGCGCCGGGCGAGGGAGCGCTGGGCATCCAAGGAGCCGGTGTTCTCCGCACTCGCGACGGCTGCCGGGATCGGCGGCGCGGAGACCCGGGACGCACCGACCGGGGCCGACGACGCGGTGGAGATCGTCCTCGCCGCGGCCCATGACGCGGTGAGGGAACTGGAGGCCATGCGGCAACGGCGTGCAATCGAGCAAGCGGCCTTCGACAACGTGTGGCGAGGCGACTGA
- a CDS encoding ABC transporter permease subunit: protein MSTGTDALPRPRSAHGHVTQARVLISEWVKLRTVRSTFFTLVAATIAMVGLGPLFAEVTADRWPDLTAAERAAYEPAALSLVGYYLAQLAIGVLGVLVITGEYSTGMIRATLSAVPRRLPVLWAKAAVYGTVVWVLMTAASLAAFVVSQDLLKPTGIGTSLADPGVTRVVLGNGLYLTMLGLLSVGIGALIRNTAGGTTTVFGLLLVVPEVVKTLPAHWAETIGEYLPNNAGRAVTVLHPGPGSLAPWTGFAVLCLYAAVALAAAAVTLKRRDA from the coding sequence ATGAGCACCGGCACCGATGCCCTCCCCCGTCCCCGGTCCGCGCACGGCCATGTCACCCAGGCCCGGGTTCTGATCTCCGAGTGGGTCAAACTCCGCACCGTGCGCTCGACCTTCTTCACTCTGGTCGCCGCGACGATCGCGATGGTCGGGCTGGGACCTCTCTTCGCGGAAGTCACCGCCGACCGCTGGCCGGATCTGACCGCGGCCGAGCGGGCGGCCTACGAACCGGCCGCACTGAGCCTGGTCGGCTACTACCTGGCCCAACTCGCAATAGGCGTACTGGGTGTTCTCGTGATCACGGGCGAGTACTCGACCGGCATGATCCGTGCCACGCTCTCCGCCGTGCCGCGCCGTCTTCCGGTCCTGTGGGCCAAGGCCGCCGTGTACGGAACGGTGGTGTGGGTCCTGATGACCGCCGCGTCCCTGGCGGCTTTCGTGGTCAGCCAGGACCTGCTGAAACCCACGGGCATCGGGACCTCGCTGGCCGATCCCGGCGTCACCCGTGTCGTCCTCGGCAACGGTCTGTATCTGACGATGCTGGGGCTGCTGAGCGTCGGCATCGGCGCGCTGATCCGCAACACGGCGGGCGGCACGACCACCGTCTTCGGTCTGCTGCTGGTCGTGCCGGAAGTCGTCAAGACTCTCCCGGCCCACTGGGCCGAGACCATCGGCGAGTACCTGCCGAACAACGCCGGACGCGCTGTCACCGTCCTCCATCCCGGGCCCGGTTCGCTGGCCCCGTGGACCGGCTTCGCGGTCTTGTGCCTGTACGCGGCCGTGGCGCTCGCCGCAGCCGCCGTGACGCTGAAGCGGCGGGACGCGTGA
- a CDS encoding ATP-binding cassette domain-containing protein, which translates to MIEAHALTKRYGDKTAVADLSFTVRPGAVTGFLGPNGAGKSTTMRMILGLDAPTAGHVTVNGKRYAAHRAPLHEVGAMLEARSVHTGRSAFHHLLSLAATTGIPRSRVEEVIDIVGLRGVARRRAGGFSLGMGQRLGIASALLGDPATLVLDEPVNGLDPEGILWIRNLLKGLAAEGRTVLVSSHLMSEMALTAEHLIVVGRGRLIADTSVDEFTRNAARNSVHVRTDETDRLRTLLAGPQVTVTSYARGALEITGLSGERIGRIAADNGIALCELTPRQASLEEAFMELTRDAVEYATARPVTVGATGRTGGEGSAA; encoded by the coding sequence ATGATCGAAGCTCACGCGCTCACCAAGCGCTACGGAGACAAGACCGCCGTCGCGGATCTCAGCTTCACCGTACGGCCCGGCGCCGTCACCGGATTCCTCGGGCCGAACGGCGCCGGGAAGTCCACCACGATGCGGATGATCCTGGGCCTGGACGCCCCGACCGCAGGTCACGTCACGGTCAACGGAAAGCGCTACGCCGCGCACCGCGCACCGCTGCACGAGGTCGGCGCGATGCTGGAGGCGCGCTCGGTCCACACCGGCCGTTCCGCGTTCCATCATCTGCTCTCTCTGGCGGCCACCACGGGCATACCCCGTAGCCGGGTGGAGGAGGTGATCGACATCGTCGGTCTGCGGGGGGTGGCCCGCAGACGAGCCGGCGGCTTCTCGCTGGGCATGGGCCAGCGGCTCGGCATCGCGAGCGCCCTGCTCGGCGACCCCGCCACCCTCGTCCTCGACGAGCCGGTGAACGGCCTCGATCCCGAGGGCATCCTCTGGATCCGCAACCTCCTCAAGGGGCTGGCAGCCGAAGGCCGCACCGTTCTGGTCTCCTCGCACCTGATGAGCGAGATGGCGCTGACCGCCGAGCACCTCATCGTGGTCGGGCGCGGGCGGCTGATCGCGGACACCTCGGTCGACGAGTTCACGCGGAACGCGGCGCGCAATTCGGTGCACGTACGCACCGACGAGACGGACCGGCTGCGTACTTTGCTGGCAGGTCCACAGGTGACCGTGACCTCGTACGCCCGCGGAGCACTGGAGATAACCGGCCTGAGCGGCGAGCGGATCGGCCGGATCGCCGCCGACAACGGGATCGCGCTCTGCGAACTGACCCCGCGGCAGGCTTCGTTGGAGGAGGCGTTCATGGAACTCACCCGCGATGCCGTCGAGTACGCGACCGCCAGGCCGGTCACCGTCGGCGCGACAGGCCGGACCGGCGGCGAAGGGAGTGCGGCATGA
- a CDS encoding response regulator: MTIRVLLADDEPLLRMAFTMVLEAQPDMEPVGEAGDGAEAVRLARQSNPDVVLMDVRMPGTDGIEATARITRDCRQTRVLILTTFDLDEHAFAGLKSGASGFLLKNALPEELLAAIRSVAAGDAVVSPRITRRLLENFAHQLPADGGTVEDDRLERLTAREREVLIEVARGLSNAEIAAALHLAEATVKTHLNRILTKLELRDRVQAVVFAYETRLIHPE, encoded by the coding sequence GTGACGATCCGCGTCCTGCTCGCCGACGACGAACCGCTGCTGCGCATGGCCTTCACCATGGTGCTGGAGGCACAGCCGGACATGGAACCGGTCGGCGAGGCCGGTGACGGCGCCGAAGCCGTGCGCCTGGCACGGCAGTCGAACCCCGATGTCGTGCTGATGGACGTACGCATGCCCGGCACCGACGGAATCGAGGCGACCGCACGCATCACGCGGGACTGCCGGCAGACCCGGGTGCTCATCCTCACCACCTTCGACCTCGACGAACACGCCTTCGCGGGGCTCAAGTCCGGGGCATCGGGCTTCCTGTTGAAGAACGCGCTGCCCGAAGAGCTGCTCGCGGCGATCCGCAGCGTCGCCGCGGGGGACGCGGTCGTCTCCCCGCGGATCACCCGCCGTCTGCTGGAGAACTTCGCCCACCAACTGCCCGCCGACGGCGGCACGGTGGAGGACGACCGGCTGGAGAGGCTCACGGCACGCGAGCGCGAAGTGCTCATCGAGGTAGCCCGCGGCCTGTCGAACGCCGAGATCGCCGCCGCGCTCCACCTCGCCGAGGCCACCGTCAAAACCCATCTCAACCGGATTCTGACGAAGTTGGAGCTGCGCGACCGGGTGCAGGCCGTGGTCTTCGCGTACGAGACACGGCTCATCCACCCCGAATGA
- a CDS encoding ferredoxin, which yields MSFISASVEACDGYGNCVFAAPAYFDIGSDGSVKVLQHEIADGDRPKVEHAVAECPAAALAIVAAATDESAASTTRRELP from the coding sequence ATGAGCTTCATTTCTGCCAGCGTCGAGGCGTGCGACGGGTACGGAAACTGCGTGTTCGCCGCCCCGGCGTACTTCGACATCGGCAGCGACGGCTCGGTCAAGGTGCTCCAGCACGAGATCGCCGACGGCGACCGCCCGAAGGTCGAGCACGCTGTCGCCGAATGCCCCGCTGCGGCCCTTGCCATCGTGGCCGCCGCGACGGATGAGAGCGCAGCGTCCACCACCCGACGGGAGTTGCCGTGA
- a CDS encoding dihydrodiol dehydrogenase, protein MNPDESEDERHEGERHEGEQDIVIANEFAYVVVRKVSTRNGDRLEIVSPRLHYSIRLDALILESLTWQRPDALSTFLEDPHGPTEGHHTTEGT, encoded by the coding sequence ATGAACCCGGACGAGAGCGAAGACGAGCGTCACGAGGGCGAGCGTCACGAGGGCGAGCAGGACATCGTCATCGCCAACGAGTTCGCCTACGTCGTCGTCCGAAAGGTCTCCACCCGGAACGGCGACCGTCTGGAGATCGTCTCGCCGCGTCTGCACTACTCGATCCGGCTCGACGCCCTGATCCTCGAAAGCCTGACCTGGCAGCGGCCGGATGCGCTTTCCACATTCCTGGAGGACCCCCACGGTCCCACCGAAGGCCACCACACCACCGAAGGAACCTGA
- a CDS encoding aromatic-ring-hydroxylating dioxygenase subunit beta, with translation MNDVPLQWEARQHAMDFLHLEADLLDRRRLPEWLELLHADLDYRIPVRTTRERSATTTFSAAAFHMIEDRSTCQARVDRFASEFAWAEDPPSRTRRFVSNVQALYADDARDTIDVRSNLLVFRARGEDAAIHLSGERQDVLSRGPQGWQLRSRTVLLDHTSLPTLNLAIFL, from the coding sequence GTGAATGACGTGCCCCTCCAGTGGGAGGCCCGTCAGCACGCGATGGACTTCCTCCATCTCGAGGCTGACCTTCTCGACCGTCGTCGGCTCCCCGAGTGGCTGGAGCTGCTTCACGCGGACCTCGACTACCGAATCCCCGTGCGCACGACTCGTGAGCGTTCCGCGACGACGACATTCAGCGCTGCGGCCTTCCACATGATCGAGGACCGCTCCACGTGTCAGGCGAGGGTCGACAGATTCGCCTCCGAGTTCGCCTGGGCGGAAGACCCGCCGTCGCGTACGCGCCGGTTCGTCTCCAACGTCCAGGCCCTCTACGCCGACGACGCCCGCGACACCATCGACGTGCGGAGCAACCTGCTCGTCTTCCGCGCACGCGGCGAAGACGCGGCGATCCACCTGAGCGGCGAGCGACAGGACGTGCTCAGCCGCGGCCCGCAGGGCTGGCAGCTTCGTAGCCGCACGGTCCTGCTCGACCACACGTCGCTGCCCACCTTGAACCTCGCGATCTTTCTCTGA
- a CDS encoding tannase/feruloyl esterase family alpha/beta hydrolase, whose translation MSEFSLPSGDVSVVSAVPVQEGDPEAHCLVRGTVEPAVDFELKLPLRGYHGRYLQYGCGGFCGGVESPVLKGCAAEDGGAAVAATDDGHRAPSLDGSWAANDRAARDDYFYRAPHVVAQAGKRLIERFYGDRPRHSYFTGCSNGGREALILAQRYPSDFDGIVAGAPTSHLGPLSIYTAWLVRTNSGPHALRPDQIPALHQAVLDACDGLDGLVDGSLEDPRDCRFDPADAGFSAGQSRLIRKLYRGPRDEQGRRLYPGGQPYGSESNWVPWLAAPPDFGPTVAERLADGLLKYTMYPIGSPASSVADVPFTAREVRRISVEGRKTHAMNLDLSRFRAAGGKLILWHGWADQGIPPTTTVDYYRRLGSPKAWARLFMVPSVGHCSGGDTLNTFDAYPAVVDWVERGDAPRVVIAERRSPTGAVERTRPVFQYPYRARYDGTGDVDDAANFRPVSPGVDHRDRIDWVGEYLHRIPGPSVP comes from the coding sequence GTGTCCGAGTTCAGCCTTCCCAGCGGCGACGTGAGCGTCGTCAGCGCGGTCCCTGTTCAGGAAGGCGACCCGGAGGCTCATTGCCTGGTTCGCGGCACGGTCGAGCCCGCCGTCGACTTCGAGCTCAAGCTCCCGCTGCGCGGCTACCACGGCCGGTACTTGCAGTACGGGTGCGGCGGTTTCTGCGGCGGCGTCGAATCCCCGGTCCTGAAGGGCTGTGCAGCCGAAGACGGAGGAGCGGCCGTGGCCGCCACCGACGACGGGCACCGGGCGCCATCGCTGGACGGAAGCTGGGCAGCGAACGACCGTGCGGCGCGTGACGACTACTTCTACCGCGCCCCGCACGTCGTCGCGCAGGCCGGCAAGCGGCTCATCGAGAGGTTCTACGGCGACCGCCCCCGGCATTCGTACTTCACCGGATGTTCGAACGGCGGCCGCGAGGCGCTGATCCTCGCGCAGCGCTATCCGTCGGACTTCGACGGGATCGTCGCGGGCGCTCCGACAAGTCACCTCGGGCCGCTCTCGATCTACACCGCCTGGCTGGTCCGCACGAACAGCGGGCCGCACGCGTTGCGCCCCGACCAGATCCCGGCCCTGCATCAGGCCGTGCTGGACGCCTGCGACGGGCTCGACGGACTGGTCGACGGGTCGTTGGAGGATCCGCGCGACTGCCGGTTCGACCCCGCGGACGCGGGCTTCTCGGCCGGACAGTCCCGCCTGATCCGGAAGCTGTACCGGGGACCACGCGACGAGCAAGGCCGGCGTCTCTATCCCGGTGGGCAGCCGTACGGATCCGAGTCGAACTGGGTCCCGTGGCTTGCCGCTCCGCCCGACTTCGGACCCACGGTCGCCGAGCGGCTGGCTGACGGCCTCCTGAAGTACACGATGTACCCGATCGGTTCGCCGGCGTCGTCAGTGGCCGACGTTCCCTTCACGGCCCGGGAGGTCCGCCGGATCAGCGTCGAGGGCAGGAAGACGCACGCCATGAACCTCGATCTCTCGCGGTTCCGCGCCGCAGGCGGAAAGCTCATCCTGTGGCACGGCTGGGCGGACCAGGGCATCCCTCCGACGACGACCGTCGACTACTACCGTCGTCTCGGGAGTCCCAAGGCCTGGGCGCGGCTGTTCATGGTGCCGTCGGTCGGGCATTGCAGCGGAGGCGACACCTTGAACACGTTCGACGCCTACCCGGCAGTCGTGGACTGGGTCGAGCGGGGTGACGCGCCCCGCGTGGTCATCGCCGAGCGACGGTCCCCGACGGGCGCGGTGGAACGAACCCGGCCGGTGTTCCAGTACCCGTACCGGGCTCGGTACGACGGCACGGGCGACGTCGACGATGCAGCGAACTTCCGCCCCGTGAGCCCGGGCGTCGATCACCGGGACCGCATCGACTGGGTGGGGGAGTACCTGCACCGCATCCCGGGGCCCAGCGTGCCGTAG
- a CDS encoding aromatic ring-hydroxylating oxygenase subunit alpha, with protein sequence MSTPISPRALELLEDMRDNFEQGLVPLSVYNDPELSEVELDRVFNRNWVFLAHESEIPEPGDYVLRTIGEDPWIVVRDESGTIRVLLDSCRHRGAQVCRADKGNASHFRCPYHGWTYKNSGDLAGVPHRVESYRELDLKQWGLVRAPHVDTHRGLVFACLAADAPELSDYLGGIAWYLDVHLALTEFEVLGDPHRWVVGANWKIGAENFAGDSYHTESVHRSVVEVSLFPSILLKHGVAAQGKRHISGLGGHAANLNHDVGAPEEAQFWGYPSEVTEQFDAEGMDPDQYELAKWSKLSTGTVFPNLSYLCSAFVDAPGRPAGTVLMLRQWQPRGPAAMELWSWILVPKGASDEYKERVARVATASFSPSGNFEEDDTAIWSTIARTAGSRYARSRNLKLNYQMGMPGMAEIERDENWRGPGVALMSDLEDGGQRTVQRRWIEEMLRP encoded by the coding sequence ATGAGCACACCGATCTCTCCGCGTGCCTTGGAACTGCTCGAGGACATGCGCGACAACTTCGAGCAGGGCCTGGTCCCGCTCTCCGTCTACAACGACCCCGAGCTGAGCGAAGTCGAGCTCGACCGCGTGTTCAACCGCAACTGGGTGTTCCTCGCCCACGAGTCCGAGATCCCCGAGCCTGGCGACTACGTCCTGCGGACGATCGGTGAGGATCCGTGGATCGTCGTGCGTGACGAGAGCGGCACGATCCGGGTCCTGCTCGACAGCTGCCGCCACCGGGGCGCCCAAGTATGCCGAGCGGACAAGGGCAACGCGTCCCACTTCCGCTGCCCCTACCACGGATGGACATACAAGAACTCCGGCGACCTCGCCGGTGTGCCTCACCGCGTCGAGTCCTACCGAGAGCTCGATCTCAAGCAGTGGGGCCTCGTCAGGGCTCCTCATGTCGACACTCACCGCGGGCTGGTCTTCGCCTGCCTGGCCGCTGACGCTCCGGAGCTGAGCGACTACCTCGGCGGCATCGCCTGGTACCTGGACGTACACCTGGCACTGACCGAGTTCGAGGTGCTGGGTGACCCTCACCGCTGGGTGGTGGGAGCCAACTGGAAGATCGGTGCGGAGAACTTCGCCGGCGACAGCTATCACACGGAGTCGGTCCATCGCTCGGTCGTCGAGGTGAGCCTGTTCCCCAGCATCCTCCTCAAACACGGGGTCGCGGCACAGGGGAAGCGGCACATCAGCGGGCTGGGCGGCCACGCCGCGAACCTCAATCACGACGTGGGCGCCCCGGAGGAAGCACAGTTCTGGGGCTACCCCTCCGAAGTCACCGAGCAGTTCGACGCCGAGGGGATGGACCCCGACCAGTACGAGCTCGCCAAGTGGAGCAAGCTCAGCACCGGCACCGTCTTCCCCAACCTCTCCTACCTCTGCTCCGCCTTCGTGGACGCGCCCGGCAGGCCGGCGGGCACCGTGCTGATGCTGCGGCAGTGGCAACCGCGCGGCCCCGCGGCCATGGAGCTGTGGAGCTGGATCCTGGTTCCGAAGGGCGCGAGCGACGAGTACAAGGAACGCGTCGCACGGGTCGCCACGGCGTCGTTCAGTCCCTCCGGGAACTTCGAGGAGGACGACACGGCGATCTGGTCGACGATCGCCCGCACTGCCGGAAGCCGCTACGCGCGCAGCAGGAACCTGAAGCTGAACTACCAGATGGGGATGCCGGGCATGGCGGAGATCGAGCGGGACGAGAACTGGCGTGGCCCCGGGGTGGCCCTGATGTCGGACCTGGAGGACGGCGGGCAGCGCACCGTACAGCGGCGCTGGATCGAGGAGATGCTCCGCCCATGA
- a CDS encoding sensor histidine kinase: MTVAAPPVRSRAALTGGLRLLRERTRLSPTAVDALLVAVVSVPTCVFIRDDLSDHPWFLALQAGLLVPLVWRRRAPLAVFAAVAAAAFAQWLADVQLAADVALLIALYTVAAYCDRRRTLLAAAVLEAGIVLNSLSWAPEGRVVGDIVSLTAMAVAAAVIGTNVRTRRAHLASVEDRAVRLERERDQRARLAVADERARIAREMHDIVSHNLSVMVALADGAVFAQFRSPDTTTAAMRQISGTGRQALTDMRRFLGVLRAEEPDALRHPMPGIAQLESLADQVRAAGLPTRLDQTGDPTPVSAAAQLTVYRLVQEALTNALKHTPVGTRAEVRVRCSAEAVAVEVTDDGADAGRTAQAGGSPSGHGIPGMRERAAAYGATLEAGPLPHGGGWRVSARLGLGTAGDGTA; this comes from the coding sequence ATGACGGTCGCAGCACCCCCCGTACGGTCGCGGGCCGCCCTGACCGGTGGTCTCCGGCTGCTGCGGGAACGTACCCGGCTGTCGCCGACGGCGGTGGACGCGCTGCTGGTCGCCGTGGTCTCCGTCCCGACCTGCGTCTTCATCCGCGACGACCTGAGCGACCATCCGTGGTTCCTGGCCCTCCAGGCGGGGCTGCTGGTGCCCCTGGTGTGGCGTCGGCGGGCGCCGCTGGCCGTGTTCGCCGCGGTGGCCGCCGCGGCGTTCGCCCAGTGGCTCGCCGACGTTCAACTCGCGGCTGACGTCGCGCTGTTGATCGCTCTCTACACGGTGGCCGCGTACTGCGACCGGCGCCGCACGTTGCTGGCCGCTGCCGTTCTCGAAGCGGGCATCGTGTTGAACTCCCTGAGCTGGGCGCCCGAGGGCAGAGTCGTCGGCGACATCGTCAGCCTGACCGCCATGGCCGTCGCCGCCGCCGTCATCGGTACGAACGTGCGGACACGGCGTGCCCACCTCGCGTCCGTGGAGGACCGGGCCGTACGTCTGGAGCGTGAACGCGACCAGCGGGCCCGGCTCGCGGTCGCGGACGAACGGGCCCGTATCGCCCGCGAGATGCACGACATCGTCAGCCACAACCTGTCCGTGATGGTCGCACTCGCCGACGGCGCGGTCTTCGCCCAGTTCCGCTCACCCGATACGACGACCGCCGCCATGCGGCAGATCTCCGGTACGGGACGGCAGGCCCTCACCGACATGCGGCGGTTCCTCGGAGTGCTGCGGGCGGAAGAACCTGACGCGCTGCGCCATCCGATGCCCGGCATCGCGCAGTTGGAGTCTCTCGCCGATCAGGTGCGGGCGGCCGGACTGCCGACCCGCCTCGATCAGACGGGCGATCCCACTCCCGTCTCCGCCGCCGCCCAACTGACCGTCTACCGCCTGGTGCAGGAGGCGTTGACCAACGCCCTCAAGCACACCCCGGTGGGCACTCGCGCCGAAGTCCGGGTGCGGTGCTCCGCCGAGGCGGTCGCCGTCGAGGTCACCGACGACGGGGCGGACGCCGGCCGCACCGCGCAGGCGGGCGGCTCACCGTCCGGGCACGGAATCCCCGGCATGCGGGAGCGCGCGGCCGCGTACGGGGCGACGCTGGAGGCGGGCCCTCTTCCGCACGGCGGCGGCTGGCGGGTGTCGGCGCGGCTCGGCCTCGGCACGGCGGGAGACGGTACCGCGTGA
- a CDS encoding aldehyde dehydrogenase family protein: protein MTRSTADPAHASLKPAGGGLSANEARARELLNRDWRLLVGGELRCAQSGAAFPVTSPYTEERIALVPDGGQADADAAVACAKEAFTAWSARTAADRADLVLRLADAVERRAGDLALLDAVDGGAPIAVMADDVAFAVQTLRYFAGLALELKGTTTPASENLHFTERQPYGVVAKIIPFNHPALFAISKVAAPLVAGNSVVLKPAEATPLSALLFGEICRGVLPAGLVNVVVGDGPLVPDALVRHRDVHRIGFTGSEATGRAIQRAAAEVAVKQVTLELGGKNALIAFPDADPEEVAEGAVRGMNFTWSGQSCGSTSRLLVHSAIADDVLRRIAELLADRVYESPLSPTAVQGTIVNRSQYRRILDFIEAAVAEGAEIAAGGGPPGGDVPGLFIEPTVLDQVRRDHRVANEEVFGPVLSVIRWTDEQEAIEIANGVRYGLTGSVYTNDIRRAHRVTRALETGYVWINGSGRHFMGVPFGGWKNSGTGHEEALEELLSYSRLKSVNVMLHATGTDTERAKNS from the coding sequence GTGACGCGATCAACGGCGGATCCGGCGCACGCGTCCCTGAAGCCTGCCGGTGGCGGTCTTTCGGCCAACGAGGCTCGGGCACGCGAGCTGCTGAACCGCGACTGGCGCCTGCTGGTCGGGGGAGAACTCCGCTGCGCCCAGAGCGGGGCCGCCTTCCCGGTGACCAGTCCGTACACCGAGGAACGGATCGCGCTGGTGCCGGACGGAGGGCAGGCCGACGCAGACGCAGCGGTGGCCTGTGCGAAGGAGGCGTTCACGGCCTGGTCGGCGCGGACGGCGGCCGACCGCGCCGACCTGGTCCTGCGCCTCGCCGATGCCGTGGAGCGCCGGGCCGGCGATCTGGCCCTGCTCGACGCCGTCGACGGCGGTGCGCCGATCGCCGTGATGGCTGACGATGTGGCGTTCGCCGTCCAGACGCTGCGGTACTTCGCGGGGCTCGCCCTCGAACTGAAGGGCACCACAACGCCGGCCAGTGAAAATCTCCACTTCACGGAGCGCCAGCCGTACGGCGTGGTGGCGAAGATCATCCCCTTCAACCACCCAGCGCTCTTCGCGATCAGTAAGGTCGCCGCGCCTCTCGTGGCCGGCAACAGCGTCGTGCTCAAACCGGCAGAGGCGACTCCGCTGTCGGCACTCCTGTTCGGCGAGATCTGCCGCGGCGTCCTCCCGGCAGGCCTCGTCAACGTGGTCGTCGGCGACGGCCCACTCGTGCCGGACGCTCTCGTACGGCACCGGGACGTGCACCGCATCGGGTTCACCGGAAGCGAGGCCACCGGGCGAGCGATCCAGCGGGCGGCAGCGGAGGTGGCGGTCAAGCAGGTCACGCTTGAGCTGGGCGGCAAGAACGCCCTGATCGCGTTCCCGGACGCCGACCCGGAAGAGGTCGCCGAGGGTGCTGTCCGGGGCATGAACTTCACATGGTCGGGCCAGTCCTGCGGATCCACTTCACGTCTGCTCGTGCACTCCGCCATCGCTGACGACGTGCTCCGGCGGATCGCGGAGCTCCTCGCTGACCGCGTGTACGAGTCGCCACTGTCGCCCACCGCGGTCCAGGGCACCATCGTGAACCGCTCGCAGTACCGACGGATCTTGGACTTCATAGAAGCGGCCGTCGCGGAAGGCGCCGAGATCGCCGCCGGCGGCGGACCCCCCGGTGGCGACGTGCCGGGCCTGTTCATCGAGCCGACGGTGCTCGACCAGGTCCGGCGGGATCACCGGGTGGCGAATGAAGAGGTCTTCGGTCCGGTGCTGTCGGTGATCCGCTGGACCGACGAGCAGGAGGCCATCGAGATCGCCAACGGCGTCCGGTACGGGCTGACGGGCAGCGTGTACACGAACGACATCCGCCGGGCTCACCGCGTGACGCGGGCACTCGAGACCGGCTACGTGTGGATCAACGGGTCGGGTCGGCACTTCATGGGGGTGCCCTTCGGCGGGTGGAAGAACTCGGGCACGGGCCATGAGGAAGCGCTGGAGGAGCTGTTGAGCTACTCGCGGCTCAAGTCCGTGAACGTGATGCTGCACGCCACCGGCACCGATACGGAGAGGGCGAAGAACTCATGA
- a CDS encoding TetR/AcrR family transcriptional regulator has protein sequence MPPSNQQRRDDITDAAVEIVQRDGLHGLSHRAVDEEAGVPRGTTSNYFRSREALLGATARRIVELHFALIEEVRAQHTREPGKTNTIELLSSVVDQALSRFPGRYLTMFELSLESTRRPELRREFARITDESMKLTQEAHINGGDEPSRQDVELLNAFYNGVLFTSLVMPQTMGGRSPGEITRAMLELVLETDSPGVTPVRRKPKQRRG, from the coding sequence GTGCCACCGAGCAACCAGCAGCGACGTGACGACATCACCGACGCCGCCGTCGAAATCGTTCAACGCGACGGCCTGCACGGTCTCTCGCACCGCGCGGTGGACGAAGAGGCCGGAGTGCCGCGGGGGACGACGTCCAACTACTTCCGCTCACGGGAGGCGCTGCTCGGTGCGACCGCTCGGCGGATCGTCGAACTTCACTTCGCGTTGATCGAGGAAGTGCGCGCGCAACACACTCGGGAGCCGGGAAAGACGAACACGATCGAGCTTCTGAGCAGCGTCGTCGATCAGGCTCTCAGCCGGTTTCCCGGGCGCTATCTCACGATGTTCGAGCTGTCGCTGGAGAGCACTCGCAGACCCGAACTGCGGCGAGAGTTCGCCCGTATCACCGACGAATCCATGAAGCTCACCCAAGAGGCACATATCAACGGCGGCGACGAGCCGTCACGTCAGGATGTCGAGCTGCTCAACGCCTTCTACAACGGTGTGCTGTTCACTTCCCTGGTGATGCCGCAGACGATGGGAGGGCGGAGTCCCGGCGAAATCACCCGCGCCATGCTCGAGTTGGTCCTGGAGACGGACTCGCCGGGCGTCACTCCCGTACGCCGAAAGCCCAAGCAGCGCCGCGGTTGA